The following are from one region of the Polyangiaceae bacterium genome:
- the recD gene encoding exodeoxyribonuclease V subunit alpha yields the protein MSTLDGLRARGLFAPVDVELARVLSRTVGEADPKVLLAAALASRQVREGHVCADVHAFAGAAIVDADGVPLGGAEYPDFEEWTSLLRGSKLVTTATGEPRPLLLTDDGRLYLWRYWDHEQRVAEALLERAKPAPVDAKLGSALRRLFGPPEGPDAQRALCMVATLGHLAIVSGGPGTGKTTTVVKLLALLSELGLSSGRTRLLAPTGKAAQRLGEAIQTGLARLDVEASIQTEASTIHRALGPTRLATRFRHDRDNPLSADLVIVDESSMVDVALMRRLLDAVPPNARLILLGDEHQLASVEAGAVLGDVCRGADQRAYSPRLRERARAVFEEDLPVADSGDQQSPMGDSVVRLTRSYRFDPARGIGGLASAIRAGDAEQALALLAEGRDVRLCAAGSAELSELCVRGYRPALTAATAADALGAFNRFRVLCAHRRGKAGVQLQNPRIERALAEAGLLARSGARFFPRRPLLITENDPRLGLYNGDIGIVVEHDGTLRAAFPGAEGVRLLSPSRLPPHETVFAMSIHKSQGSEFDEVAVVLPGPASPLLTRELLYTAVTRARERVVIFGDPASVRAAIARRLHRTSGLGALLWP from the coding sequence ATGAGCACGCTCGATGGCCTTCGCGCCCGGGGCCTGTTCGCGCCGGTGGACGTGGAGCTTGCCCGCGTGCTCTCGCGCACCGTTGGCGAGGCGGATCCCAAGGTGCTGCTGGCCGCCGCCCTCGCCAGCCGTCAGGTGCGCGAGGGTCACGTCTGCGCCGACGTGCACGCCTTCGCCGGTGCCGCCATCGTGGATGCCGACGGCGTGCCTTTGGGTGGCGCGGAGTACCCGGACTTCGAAGAATGGACGTCGCTGCTGCGGGGCTCGAAGTTGGTCACGACGGCCACGGGGGAGCCGCGCCCGCTGCTGCTCACGGACGACGGCCGTTTGTATCTGTGGCGCTACTGGGATCACGAGCAGCGCGTCGCCGAGGCACTGCTCGAACGCGCGAAGCCCGCCCCGGTGGACGCCAAGCTGGGCTCGGCGCTCCGGCGTCTGTTCGGGCCGCCCGAGGGTCCGGACGCGCAGCGCGCCCTGTGCATGGTGGCTACCCTCGGGCACCTGGCGATCGTGTCCGGAGGCCCCGGAACCGGGAAGACGACTACCGTCGTCAAGCTGCTCGCGTTGCTCTCGGAGCTGGGGCTCAGCTCGGGGCGAACACGGCTCTTGGCGCCCACCGGCAAGGCGGCGCAGCGCCTGGGGGAGGCGATTCAGACCGGGCTCGCCCGCCTCGACGTCGAGGCCTCCATTCAGACCGAGGCGTCCACCATTCACCGAGCATTGGGGCCGACCCGGCTGGCCACGCGCTTTCGCCACGATCGCGACAATCCGCTCTCCGCCGACCTCGTCATCGTGGATGAATCGAGCATGGTCGACGTCGCGCTGATGCGCCGCCTGCTCGACGCCGTGCCGCCGAACGCACGCCTGATCCTGCTGGGAGACGAGCACCAATTGGCGAGCGTGGAAGCCGGAGCGGTGCTCGGGGACGTGTGCCGTGGCGCGGACCAGCGCGCCTACTCACCACGGCTCCGGGAGCGGGCCCGGGCCGTGTTCGAGGAGGACCTGCCCGTGGCGGACTCCGGGGACCAGCAGAGCCCAATGGGCGATTCAGTGGTGCGGCTGACCCGGAGCTACCGTTTCGACCCGGCGCGGGGGATCGGCGGCCTCGCCAGCGCGATCCGTGCGGGCGACGCGGAGCAAGCGCTCGCGCTCCTGGCGGAAGGGCGCGACGTACGCCTGTGCGCAGCTGGAAGCGCGGAGCTTTCCGAGCTGTGCGTTCGAGGCTATCGGCCGGCGCTGACGGCGGCCACCGCGGCAGACGCCCTCGGAGCATTCAACCGCTTCCGTGTGCTGTGCGCCCATCGCCGCGGGAAGGCCGGCGTCCAGCTGCAGAACCCTCGGATCGAACGAGCCCTGGCAGAAGCGGGGCTCCTCGCCCGGAGTGGCGCTCGGTTCTTTCCCCGCCGCCCGCTGCTCATCACCGAGAACGATCCCCGCTTGGGTCTGTACAACGGCGACATCGGAATCGTGGTGGAGCACGACGGAACTCTGCGCGCGGCCTTTCCCGGCGCGGAGGGAGTGCGTCTGCTGTCCCCCTCACGCCTTCCACCGCACGAAACCGTGTTCGCGATGAGCATCCACAAGAGCCAGGGCTCCGAATTCGACGAGGTCGCGGTGGTACTGCCGGGGCCGGCGTCGCCCCTGCTCACGCGGGAGCTGCTTTACACCGCCGTCACCCGCGCGCGCGAGCGGGTCGTCATCTTCGGGGATCCGGCCAGCGTGCGTGCCGCCATCGCGCGGCGGCTGCACCGTACCTCCGGGCTTGGCGCGCTGCTGTGGCCGTGA
- the recB gene encoding exodeoxyribonuclease V subunit beta, with amino-acid sequence MKPLNVLEIPLQGRRLIEASAGTGKTYTITTLFLRLLLERHLRIDQILVVTFTRAATAELRARVRARIRDAIFAFDGGVADAEIRALVARSEDRAHDRALLSQALHGFDEAAIFTIHGFCQRALLDHAFESQTRFETELVSDQTPLLLQVVEDYWTRELYRATPAQVDFLRSQKVGLPALVSLAHVAIGWHDVPFETSLPAGSTDERMARFLAAREQAKATWSRARGEILELLRSEDLSRNIVPLTSISKWASQLDGLLARAEPSLDGWSEHAQRFTRSALEKAVKQGCRAPRHPFFEQMEELVEAEARARHSLEAWLLEFQQGLVHYVRSELDRRKVDAGVQSFDDLLTRLVVALGAPGGEALAEGIRSRYPAALIDEFQDTDGTQYGIFSRVWSGAETTLLLIGDPKQAIYAFRGADVFSYLAAARDAGSERYTLTTSYRSDPGLVRAVNAVFSRPERPFELPGIDYHPVQARPGAKDELASERAPLEVAFVRRKDESKRIPKGDAEMSERVASDVCQLLEEAPPIAGRALTPDNIAILTRSNKEAQALQRALAERQVPSVLLGDKSVLSTPEAEELTFILQALARPTSQAALSAALVTAPFGVRALELLAMEEDEAAWELHVERFLAWHARWESSGFLLAFRSLLAESGATRRLLALVDGERRLTNYLHLSELVHRAAIEQHLGIAGVLRFWDDVRFDSGRFDMAPDAQQIRLERDDAAVKLTTMHKSKGLEYEVVYCPYLWDGAALKGRDRDILHYHDPDRGMVLRLTHERGKRLEADEHYQLAHREAFAESLRLAYVALTRAKRHCVAVFGAFNGAGDSPLGHLLLAGDASASPAQLVEHGSDGSLLGRIRELGAASDGAVGCRELSPITDRQYRNRRSTPRAFAARVPQRLFDLGHRSSSFSALVARSHDELSVLAEVGRDVDEGTAQDRAGQLAEAATPVPLAAFPRGARPGELLHAIFEHSNFGDPDSIAAVSRDKLEAYGYPPMPDLAAALEAVMRTPLSDAGPRLEQIRVDRRLDELEFSLPVRERGRELSAARLGRVLTEHGRPPLPKDTGARISQLGFAPLSGFLRGFIDMVFEYDGRFWLVDYKSNHLGDHLDDYTPDRLSTAMAHHHYFLQYHLYVVALHRYLATRIADYEYDRHFGGVYYLFLRGMTPASGHRRGVYFDRPSEALVQALSKELS; translated from the coding sequence GTGAAACCGCTGAACGTCCTCGAGATCCCGCTCCAGGGTCGGCGTCTGATCGAAGCCAGTGCCGGAACCGGCAAGACGTACACCATTACCACGCTGTTCTTGAGGCTGCTGCTGGAGCGCCATCTGCGCATCGACCAGATCTTGGTGGTGACGTTCACCCGCGCAGCGACTGCGGAGCTTCGCGCCCGGGTGCGGGCGCGCATTCGCGACGCGATCTTCGCCTTCGATGGCGGGGTCGCGGACGCTGAGATCCGCGCCCTCGTCGCCCGCAGCGAAGACCGCGCGCATGATCGCGCGCTGTTGTCACAGGCGCTCCACGGATTCGACGAAGCGGCCATCTTCACCATCCACGGGTTTTGCCAACGCGCCCTCTTGGATCACGCCTTCGAGAGTCAGACGCGCTTCGAGACCGAGCTGGTTTCGGACCAGACGCCGCTCCTGCTTCAGGTGGTGGAGGATTACTGGACCCGGGAGCTGTATCGAGCGACGCCCGCGCAGGTGGACTTCCTGCGCAGCCAGAAGGTGGGGCTTCCTGCCCTCGTCAGCCTGGCGCACGTCGCCATCGGTTGGCACGACGTTCCTTTCGAAACCAGCCTCCCGGCAGGCTCGACCGACGAACGCATGGCGCGCTTCTTGGCCGCTCGAGAGCAGGCCAAGGCGACCTGGTCACGGGCGCGAGGGGAGATCCTCGAGCTGCTCCGCTCCGAGGACCTCAGCCGAAATATCGTGCCACTGACCTCCATTTCGAAGTGGGCGAGCCAGCTCGACGGACTCTTGGCGCGAGCAGAGCCTTCCCTCGATGGCTGGTCCGAGCACGCGCAGCGCTTCACTCGGAGTGCCCTCGAAAAGGCGGTCAAGCAAGGCTGTCGCGCTCCGCGTCATCCGTTCTTCGAGCAGATGGAAGAGCTGGTGGAGGCCGAGGCGCGCGCGCGGCATTCGTTGGAAGCATGGCTGCTCGAATTCCAGCAGGGGCTCGTTCACTACGTGCGGAGCGAGCTCGACCGTCGGAAGGTCGATGCCGGCGTGCAATCCTTCGACGACCTCCTGACGCGGCTCGTCGTGGCACTGGGTGCTCCCGGCGGAGAAGCGCTGGCAGAAGGGATCCGAAGCCGATACCCCGCCGCGCTCATCGACGAGTTTCAAGATACGGACGGGACTCAATACGGGATTTTCTCCAGGGTTTGGTCCGGCGCGGAAACGACGCTGCTGCTCATCGGCGACCCCAAGCAGGCGATCTACGCGTTTCGCGGTGCAGACGTGTTCTCGTATCTGGCGGCCGCGAGGGACGCGGGTTCGGAGCGCTACACGCTCACTACGAGCTACCGATCCGACCCGGGCCTGGTGCGGGCCGTCAACGCGGTGTTCTCGCGGCCCGAGCGTCCCTTCGAGCTCCCAGGCATCGACTACCACCCGGTGCAGGCGCGGCCGGGCGCGAAGGACGAGCTCGCCTCCGAGCGAGCGCCGTTGGAGGTCGCCTTCGTTCGCCGTAAGGACGAGAGCAAGCGCATCCCCAAGGGGGATGCCGAAATGAGCGAGCGCGTCGCGAGCGACGTGTGCCAACTGCTGGAAGAAGCTCCGCCCATCGCGGGGCGAGCGTTGACTCCCGACAACATCGCCATCCTGACGCGCAGCAACAAGGAGGCCCAGGCCCTGCAGCGCGCGCTCGCCGAGCGTCAAGTTCCGAGCGTGCTCTTGGGCGACAAGAGCGTGCTGTCCACTCCGGAGGCCGAGGAGCTCACGTTCATCCTGCAGGCGCTGGCGCGGCCGACGAGCCAAGCGGCGCTCTCCGCGGCCCTCGTGACGGCGCCCTTCGGTGTGCGGGCGCTGGAGCTGCTCGCGATGGAGGAGGACGAAGCGGCGTGGGAGCTCCACGTGGAGCGTTTCTTGGCTTGGCACGCACGCTGGGAAAGCTCGGGCTTCTTGCTGGCATTTCGCAGCTTGCTCGCGGAGTCCGGGGCCACCCGGCGGCTCCTTGCCCTGGTGGATGGCGAACGCCGACTCACGAACTATCTGCACTTGAGCGAGCTCGTTCACCGAGCGGCGATAGAGCAGCACTTGGGTATCGCGGGAGTGCTGCGTTTCTGGGACGACGTCCGCTTCGACAGCGGTCGCTTCGACATGGCCCCCGACGCGCAGCAGATACGCCTGGAGCGGGACGACGCGGCGGTGAAGCTGACCACCATGCACAAGAGCAAGGGGCTCGAGTACGAGGTGGTGTACTGCCCGTACCTGTGGGACGGGGCGGCGCTAAAAGGTCGAGACCGCGACATCCTCCACTACCACGACCCGGACCGAGGCATGGTCTTGCGGCTCACGCACGAGCGGGGAAAGAGGCTGGAGGCCGACGAGCACTACCAGCTTGCCCATCGCGAGGCCTTCGCCGAAAGCCTTCGGCTCGCCTACGTGGCGCTCACGCGCGCCAAGCGCCACTGCGTTGCGGTGTTCGGTGCATTCAACGGAGCCGGGGATTCGCCGCTCGGTCACCTGCTGCTCGCCGGGGACGCGAGCGCCAGCCCGGCTCAGCTCGTGGAGCACGGGTCGGATGGGTCGCTCCTCGGCCGCATTCGCGAGCTCGGGGCGGCTTCCGACGGCGCCGTCGGCTGCCGAGAGCTTTCGCCCATCACGGACCGGCAGTATCGCAACCGAAGGTCGACGCCACGTGCGTTCGCGGCACGCGTACCCCAGCGGCTCTTCGATCTCGGCCACCGCAGCTCGAGCTTTTCGGCTCTCGTCGCGCGCAGTCACGACGAGCTCAGCGTGCTGGCGGAGGTGGGTCGCGACGTGGACGAGGGGACCGCGCAAGATCGCGCGGGGCAACTGGCCGAAGCGGCGACCCCAGTGCCGCTGGCGGCGTTTCCGCGGGGCGCGCGCCCCGGCGAGCTGTTGCACGCGATCTTCGAGCACTCGAACTTCGGAGATCCAGACTCGATTGCGGCCGTCAGTCGCGACAAGCTCGAGGCCTACGGCTATCCGCCAATGCCCGACCTGGCCGCGGCGCTGGAGGCGGTGATGCGCACGCCGCTCTCGGACGCGGGACCGCGCCTCGAGCAGATCCGGGTCGACCGTCGCCTCGACGAGCTGGAGTTTTCCTTACCGGTGCGGGAGCGGGGTCGGGAGCTGTCGGCCGCCCGGCTCGGGCGCGTGCTCACGGAGCACGGGCGTCCGCCCCTGCCAAAGGACACCGGCGCGCGCATCTCGCAGCTCGGGTTCGCGCCGCTTTCGGGGTTCCTGCGCGGATTCATCGACATGGTCTTCGAGTACGACGGGCGCTTCTGGCTGGTGGACTACAAGTCGAACCACCTCGGCGACCACCTCGACGACTACACGCCGGACCGGCTCTCGACGGCGATGGCGCATCACCACTATTTCTTGCAGTACCACCTGTACGTCGTGGCCCTTCATCGCTATCTGGCCACGCGTATCGCGGACTACGAGTACGACCGGCACTTCGGCGGCGTGTACTACCTGTTCCTGCGCGGCATGACCCCCGCATCCGGGCATCGCCGCGGCGTCTACTTCGATCGGCCGAGCGAAGCTCTGGTGCAGGCGCTGTCAAAGGAGCTGTCATGA